The genomic DNA GGGTGGCGAGTCGGGGTTGCCGGGGATTGAAAATCGTGGAGAACGAGCCGCGTTTGAAAGCGGTCAATGTAAAACGCCGAAACTATGGAACTGTGGCGAGGTACAATGCCGGCTTATTGACGAAACGAGAAAGGTTTTCGGGTAGTCGGCGAGCAGAAGCGAGTTGGCAACTGTCTTGGTATAAGGGGTGCGAAAGAGATAAAGCAAAGTGGCGGACGAGGTCGGCCAACGCGGAGGGGAGAGAAACGGAAGAGTAGAATGTAGTTTGGAGCCAATAACAGTGGCTCGTCCAGGCGTGCGACAAACGTTGTACAGCTTCTCAAACAATGCGAACAAAAGAGCATCAATTTTACGTTTTTATCGCGTGGCATTGTCTATCTTCGACAATGGGTCGGCGAACGGGCAGCGTCGAAACCGCGTCGCGCCGCGCCGGTATGCCCAAGGCATCGTCGCGTTCAGCCTGGCGCAACCGACTTCAACGGAATCAACGAAAACCTGCTTTTGTCTCGTAATTCACCTTCTCCACCCCACTCTGTACACGCGCGCCACATTCTTACGGTTCGATGAAAGCTTTTACGATGAAAGCTGGCCCGATAGCCCAGACGATTGCCCTTTTAGACAATCGATTCCTAAACCTACTCATTTAACTCGCTTTTCATATTGCCTCGTTACCGACCTAATTTCTATTATCTTTCACGACAGTTTCGATCGTTTCATGAATAATACTTTGAATAGTgtatatcaattttttattattattatatcgtaGTAGGGTAACGGGTTAAAACGAAACTTTCCAAAGAACGATGGAAACGATTCAACTTGCCCGTCGATCCGACGGATTTAGATATTACCGTTGGCCAGGGGATCGCTTCCAATTATTTCGCCGGTAAAAAACGAGCGGCTGAACTGGAGGAGGGCAATTATACGCGGGGCGCCGCGCCGCGACGTGTAACGCGACGACTTAGAGTTTGCAATTAAACAGCAACAATTACACGGGGTAACTTTAGACTGTAATAACACAGAATAAAGGGTTGCCAGTGGCGGTGCCTAGCCTACCACCCTCCTGGTTAGAGGATGATTTACCGATCCAATTAgatatctctctctctcgttctatCCTTCTCTGGTACACTAGCAACGAGCACCCACACTCGCCACCGGAATACGCGTCCCCTCGTCCTTTCTTCGATCCTCTCCAGAAGACGTCCGGTCAAATTTAACGACCGCCCAGTTAATGCCCTCACCGACTACAAATTACATTTTCCCGCCATCGCGTCGCTAATTCGATCTTCCCTAATTCCTTATACTCGCGCGTTCATATCGAATCGTCGGCTTAAATTAAAACGTTGTTCGCGTTATATATATTTCTCTGTTCACTCAGCATCGAGGAAACGCGTCTCATCAGACTCGCGGAGTAAATTAAACCGGTAACGATGCACGGGTCACGGGGACCCTCTTcctcccgacgcgacgcgatcgcGGCAGCGTAGGCTGCAGCGTATGCAAATTTTATTCAAGAAACCTGTGTCCCTTCAAAGAACGGATTCACAGAGGAGAGCGGCGGTGAATGTTTTATTTCGAAGGAGCCGGTGAGCAGGGCCGACATTGCTCTGAAAGAACGTTCCAACTGCGCCGGTACCGAACACGTCCCGTAAAATGACTCTTAACGGGGTCACGCATTGGCACcggttattttatttatttatttcatgtcGACCTCGCTTCCCGTCCgttctttctctcctctcttcgcTCGGTCGTACGTTTCCACGGGACCTGGTATCCGATTTTTCTCCAATTCGGTCCTTCTGGGTTTCGCAAAGCCGGCTGACCCTCGTTAAACATTCAACCGAGTTATCTGAGAGACTGGCCCTCTCTTCTCGCTAGATTGAAATTTTCTATGCGAACTACATCTCTCTTGGTGATTTTTTGTCCCTCTCCTCTCGGTCCTGTGGTCGCGGTCGGTTAATATTTCAGTCGATGTATCGTAGCGGGCCACCGCGATGGCTCCAACTCCACGATCGAACGGTTGTTGCTAGAAAATGTTTCGTCGAACGTGCGTATTTAATCGtcggataaaaatattaaatttatttcgttGTTTCAACGAGAATAGAGCGAAAACCTAATGGAGAGGATTCAATTGTATCCTGGAACGTACAGCTCGAAAATGCTAGATAAAAGTGGAAAATCTGCGTGTATCGCGAGCTGGTATCGTGTCAGGACAGACAGCTGCACCGGTTGCGAGAATTAGAGGACCGGATCAGCCCGGCATTATTCCCGCGATCATAATAGAGTTCCTGGAACGAGTGCACTCGTGCAACGTGATAATTCTGCCGGTTCGTTGTTGCGCGAGTTTCTGCTTCGATTCAAACGATCCGCGAAAACGAACAGGTTGCGAAAACGTGCTCTCTATCGTTTGTTGCTTtatcaaaataatgaaatcgaATGCTTTCGAATGAAATCAGGACAATCGAACGATTCGCACCGCTTTATTTTGTCCCACGAGTAGGTCGTTGATCCTCGCCCTTCGAATGTTTAGAAGCACAGTCTCCGAAGGTATAGATTTCTCGCACAAAGTGTCTAATCTTGCGCGATTTAGCCGATAAGCAAATTAGCAGAGAAGAGGACACCTTGAGAGCAAAGAGACCGGTGGTGACGCGATCGTTTGCCGCGTTGAAAACGAACAGAGGCCAAAAAGCAGCGGGTGACGGTCAGCTGAATAACAGGAGAGAGAAGATAGAGGGCTGGAAGTGGCGGAAGGAAGGGTGGAAGCGAGAGGAGGGACGAGGATCGGAGTACAGCGTCATTTAGCAGACGACGCGTATAATGGGGGAAACGAGCGAAACCCGGTATAAGCTATGCTAGCCGGCAACGGCCGCTCGCAACGCGATAATTCTATTTGCCGTACGATTATGAGAGTATCTACCTCGAACCAGACTCTACCGCTCTCGTATTTCGCTCTCGTATTTCCTACCGGGATCAAAGCGGATGTGAGACCGCTCGCGGACAGAAGCccgataataattatttgtcCGACACGTTGCGATACGCTCGTTATCCACCGCTCCTACCATCAACCCTTTTaccattgtttttctttttccttcctattttttttttttttctgtcgcGACGATCAACCGATTATCGACGTGCCTCATCGCCGGGGGTGACTATCCCGCGGGATAGCTCCACTGAAAAGACTCCGGTTAGattcacctttttttttataattttggcACGCGTTTAAAATGATGCTCGGTTCGAGAACTGCATTTTTCCTCTTTACTCTGTTTTTTGAACGCATCGGATTTGATGACACAGGGTGAATTTTTTAGGCTGAGGAGTCTATTATGATCAATTGATAATGGTCAATTCCTATTTTGAGATATCGAGCttttaaattttggaattgCGTGATGCAGATAGGAGATTCTCTGCTTAATGGTCTGATCAGTTTGTCTTGTTCTACTTCCGCTAGAGCGTGCCCGACACAGTAGAAGGTGCCATATCTAACGCAGCGTCTCTGTAAGATTTTGGTAGCGTTCAATCACGACGCAATGCCTCCGGTTTTGATTGCAGGTTTTGCGTGGGTGATCGGTTCTATCTGTGCGAGAACAAAATCCTGTGCGAGTACGACTACGAGGAGAGGCTGGCATTCGCCAATATGTCACTGCAAACACCCGCCTCGCTGGCGTACATCAAAAGGCAACTGCCCCCAACACCGACACCGCCTGGACAGAACATGCATCCGGGTCACAATCCGTTGCAACCTCATCAGGGACTTGGCCAGTCGGTGGGTCAACATAATCACGTGTCGAACGTAAGTTAAGAGATTGGTAACGTTTGAAACGTTTCACGCGTGCGTCCGACTGGAAGAGAGTCGCGTTTTAATCGAAAACGTCGCGCGATAGAAAGCTTTACTCGCGTCATCGACCTTTGCCTCCAAGTTAATTACCACAAGTTCAGTGAGAAAAAAACGCTTTGCGTTTGTTGGAAGATGATTTAACCACGTCACTCGTGATATATTCGCAATTACTGGTAACGTtcaatttgtcgattctttttACTGAGAGCGATGATCTTATGACTGCAGGGTCAAATGTCGGGGGGTACGCCAACGGTGAACGGGACGACAATAGGTGTCGGTGGTCCGAGAGCTCCCGGAGACATGAACAACAATGGTCTGTCGGGTCCGGCACTTGGTCCTGTGAAGCCACCGCCGATGTCTATGCAGGCTCCGACCAGCTGAAACGAGGTGTCACCCCCCTTGAAGAAGCTCAGATGTCTCAGCGGCTATTGAGGCTGATGACGAAACGAAGGAGAACGAGAACGAAGGGACGAGAGGCTGAGAACGCGACGTCGTGACCAAGTGAACACGAAGAAAACCGCGTGCAGGACGACAGTGATTGacggacagacagacagacatacatatatatatatatatatatatacaaacacACAGCCACGTACACAGAAACATAAAACATATATGTACGGGGGGTGGTAAAGAATCGTTCAGAACGGACGACAAGAGGTAGAAGAGATACGGACCGACCTCCGTGAAGAATCTCGAGGACGCTTCCGGGCGATCGAACGTTTTCCGGGACTTTGTCGAGAGGTTCGGGGATTAATCACTGTGATCGCGAAATATATATGAATAAATTTATGGATGACATGTTGACGATAGGAACGTGATATATCGTACACGCGTGCAGACGCACGCGTGCCACACACGGGATAGACGGACACGTAACATACGTCTTGTAATATACGGTACAACATGTAACGATAAACTAGGCGATTTATGTAAGATATATTTCTGGCGGGAGGAAGGATGAACGAGTTTGAAGAGTGTGCGTGAAGAAGTGAACGAGTGAATGGGGCAGAGTTTTCTTGTAAATAGCTGTTGTATCGTCGACTCTGCAGCACCGAAAGACTATCAGTATACGCAGACCAATCGATGATTTCTATGCTACTCGTGATTCGTCCCTATTCGACGTTAGCAGCTGATCGAGAagacgaagagagagagagaagctgCCGAAGAGGAGAATCTGTAAGTTTCATTTGTTCAAATCTCGAATGCGACGAATCCCGAGACGTTTTGGAAAATCTCGGTATACGAGGCGAAATAGCCGAGTAAAGGTGTACCCGATGGCTGATACCAAAGATTAACGATGTAAGTTTCGATGCCCCTCAAGAGCAAGCCAGCGTTCCACGGATTTCGAAATTCGTTGCTCagtgatataatataatataatcgtTTTGCAGTTTTCTCGAACTCCTTGTACCTTTTTGCGAAGCGTTCCGCTTCGTTCGCACGCGTCTCCGCGATCGCGAGCTTGCGAAACGAGGGGCTTAGTCCGCGGCTTTACGCTTTAACGCCAAAAGATGCATCGGAACAGGcgggtgaagaagaagaagaagaagcaagaagaagacgaagaagatcgagaaaaaaagaaacgataaaCGGTGACGTGGATACCAAAAGACGGCTGAATATTCGATAACCGATAAAACGCGTGCGCTGATAAACGATCCGTTCTGAATCACCGACGAAGCGTGTCGCAAAACCGCCACGGGCAGCGCGTAATCGCGACAAAGATTTTCGCAAATTTCTCTGATCGTTAACGACGATCTTTCCTCCTTTTATTTCGATCAAGAAATTTACCCGCGTGTTGCGAATTAATAACGCGGCCCGAAACCGAAACCGAAACCGAAACCACCGAATCGATTAAGTACAAAAGATATTACACGAAGAGAGGATGCGCTTGGGAGCAGGATAGCCGATGTATAGCGGTCGTGTgcgcgaaagagaaagatagagagagagagagacagataGTGTTGTAACGAGCGATCCACGCTCCGAGCGCGAGAGACGCGAAtactctttcctcttttttttatccatctgtatataaatatcatttattagCGCACTATTAATATATTTACGAACCGCCTCTATAGGGGCCCCCATTACTACCGAGAAAATATAACATTCTTATAAATACAACAACACAATGAGTTTCAACAGTGTCTTCATTTCATTTCCAGGTCCGAGCGTCTATGAAATAGAGTGCACGGTTACCCGACGTATCCTTATCAAAGCATTCACCATCCTgcccgcgatatcgcgtgattggACATTTAGCGTCAGAGGTGTTAATCGCAGCATCAGCATCATACACGACGGTATAccatgt from Osmia lignaria lignaria isolate PbOS001 chromosome 15, iyOsmLign1, whole genome shotgun sequence includes the following:
- the LOC117600078 gene encoding LIM domain only protein 3 isoform X2, which encodes MTMDVSKSEPSKNGTTQQECAGCGKTITERYLLKALDLYWHEDCLKCGCCDCRLGEVGSTLFTKANLILCKRDYLRLFGNTGNCAACNKQIPAFEMVMKARTNVYHLDCFACQQCTHRFCVGDRFYLCENKILCEYDYEERLAFANMSLQTPASLAYIKRQLPPTPTPPGQNMHPGHNPLQPHQGLGQSVGQHNHVSNGQMSGGTPTVNGTTIGVGGPRAPGDMNNNGLSGPALGPVKPPPMSMQAPTS